In Candidatus Methylomirabilota bacterium, a single window of DNA contains:
- a CDS encoding SOS response-associated peptidase, with the protein MCGRFSLRTPAAMLADLFQLAQSPAWAPRYNIAPTQPVPIVLMTTEHPDRQFKQCRWGLIPGWAKGPDVGARMINAKAETASSKPAFRAAFRKRRCLVLADGFYEWQGLERRKQPVYIRMRNGDPFAFAGLWEHWKGPDGAAMDSCTLLTTEPNSLIHPVHRRMPVILNPTDYALWLDPGVEESEQLQPLLRPYSSEAMVAYPVSTRVNNPSNDTPECIEPLV; encoded by the coding sequence ATGTGCGGACGATTTAGCCTCAGAACGCCGGCCGCAATGCTGGCCGACCTATTTCAGCTGGCCCAGAGCCCCGCCTGGGCACCTCGGTACAACATCGCACCCACCCAACCTGTCCCGATCGTGTTGATGACCACAGAACATCCGGACCGGCAATTCAAGCAGTGCCGCTGGGGTCTCATCCCGGGGTGGGCGAAAGGCCCTGACGTTGGCGCGCGCATGATTAATGCCAAGGCGGAAACAGCTTCGAGCAAGCCAGCCTTCCGGGCGGCCTTCAGGAAGAGGCGGTGTCTCGTCCTCGCCGACGGATTTTACGAGTGGCAGGGGCTGGAACGCCGGAAGCAACCGGTTTACATCCGCATGAGGAATGGAGACCCCTTTGCCTTTGCCGGGCTGTGGGAGCATTGGAAAGGCCCGGATGGTGCCGCGATGGACTCATGCACGTTACTCACGACCGAACCCAACAGCCTCATACATCCCGTTCATCGCCGCATGCCGGTGATTCTGAACCCGACGGACTATGCTCTGTGGCTCGATCCGGGCGTCGAAGAGTCCGAGCAGCTCCAGCCGCTCCTTCGCCCGTATTCCTCCGAGGCAATGGTTGCCTATCCGGTCAGCACCCGGGTGAACAACCCGTCCAATGACACCCCGGAGTGTATTGAACCGCTCGTGTAG
- a CDS encoding HNH endonuclease: MFQIGQIYKRSDIHAKHGGQQQGGISTPKGRPYILLFTGSGEPYGYHDGWDPNKVFHYSGVSHAGDMEFTGGNKAIRDHAKDGKDLHLFEQVSAGRVRYLGCFACSSWHFRQAKDKSGKSRRAIVFHLVPLEGVHVPAVPSHPAPTQLPLDLQPLDELRKKAFASASPAEESSPKKAKRLYDERSEAIRAYVLRRTGGVCEACGKAAPFHRMDGSPYLEPHHTRRPSDGAPDHPRWVGAICPNCHREIHHGVNGESLNRRLEERLGAIEPYNI; this comes from the coding sequence GTGTTTCAGATTGGGCAGATCTATAAGCGCAGCGATATTCATGCGAAGCATGGGGGCCAGCAGCAGGGCGGGATTTCCACGCCAAAGGGACGCCCCTATATCTTGCTCTTCACGGGAAGCGGTGAGCCATACGGGTATCACGACGGCTGGGACCCGAATAAGGTCTTCCACTACTCAGGGGTGTCCCATGCTGGGGACATGGAGTTCACGGGTGGCAACAAAGCCATCCGTGACCATGCCAAAGATGGAAAGGATCTCCACCTCTTTGAACAGGTCAGTGCGGGACGGGTCCGTTACCTCGGCTGCTTTGCGTGCAGTTCGTGGCATTTCCGCCAGGCGAAAGACAAGTCAGGAAAGTCAAGACGCGCGATCGTCTTTCATCTCGTCCCGCTCGAAGGGGTGCATGTGCCTGCCGTCCCTTCGCATCCAGCCCCGACGCAGCTGCCATTAGACCTGCAACCCTTGGATGAACTGCGAAAGAAAGCCTTCGCAAGTGCGTCCCCGGCTGAGGAATCCAGTCCAAAGAAGGCGAAACGACTGTACGATGAGAGAAGCGAGGCAATTCGCGCGTACGTGTTGAGGCGAACAGGGGGCGTCTGCGAGGCGTGTGGCAAGGCAGCTCCGTTCCACCGAATGGACGGGAGCCCATACCTGGAACCCCACCATACTCGCAGACCTTCAGATGGCGCGCCCGATCATCCTCGCTGGGTTGGTGCGATCTGTCCAAACTGTCATCGGGAAATCCACCACGGGGTGAATGGAGAGAGCCTGAATCGAAGACTCGAAGAGCGCCTTGGTGCCATCGAGCCTTACAATATATGA